In Terriglobales bacterium, the genomic stretch GCCAATCATCGGCACGGACCAATACTTCGTGTGGGGTGTCTGGGGGTCGCTCAGCAAAGTGAATTTTCACAAGCTGCTGGAAATGCACGACGACCCGAAACGTGTCGAGCTACCTCCAATGTTTTCGTGGTTAAGCAACCACATTCCCGAGTATCCCGACACTCTAAACCTGAAGATGTACGCGCACATCCAGGGGCCCGGCTGGCGCCCGCATTTCGAACTCGAGCACACCGACCATCCGCTCGCCCAGGAGTACCACCACGGCGTCACACCGGAGCGGGTGAAGGGAATCATTCGGGGACGAGTGCGGAACAGCGAGTGAGCGGCGAGGATTACGCAACCCACGCTGTGGTCGTCCTCACAGGACCTAAAAGGTTTAGGCGAACCGCATGCCCGGTGCTGGAAGCGCTGGGTTGTTATGCGTCGTCCGCCGAGGGTGGACTGGGCGTGGTAGCGGAAGTCGCGGATCGGGCGCAAGCCCCGGTGCACTGCCCTAGTGACTTAGCCGAAGTCCTACCACCCTTCATCTACTTCGGGTACTCGTACACCCCGCGGCCGGACTTACGGCCCAGGCGGCCGGCCTTGACGTACTGCACCAGCAGCGGGCAGGGGCGGAACTTCTCTCCCAGGGATTTGTGCAGGTACTCGAGGATGTGCAGGCGGGTATCGAGGCCGACCAGGTCCCCCAGTTCGAACGGCCCCATGGGATGGTTCAGGCCGAGCTTCAGGGCCTTATCGATATCGGCGGCGGAGGCCACGCCTTCCTGCAGCATGTAAAACGCTTCGTTGCCGATCATGGCGTTGATGCGGCTGGTGATGAACCCCGGAGACTCCTTTACCACCACCACTTCCTTGCCCATGCGCTTGCCTACTTCGACCGCGGCGGCAAGCGTGGGTTCGTCGGTCTCCAGGGCGCGCACGATCTCCAGCAGCTTCATCTTGTGCACGGGATTGAAAAAGTGCATGCCCAGGCAGCGGGGCGCGCGGTAGGTGACCGAAGCGATCTCGGTGATGCTGAGGGAAGACGTATTGGAGGCGAGGATGGTATGCGGCGGGCAGATCTTGTCCAGCAGGGTGAAGATCTCGATCTTGGATTCGATCTCTTCCGGCACGGCTTCGATGACCATGTCGGCGGCGCGCGCGGCTTCGTCGATGGAGCCGGCGAACTCGATGCGCGCGAAGGCGGCATCGGCATCCTCACGGCTGACCTTGCCGATCTCGACCGCCTTGGCGAGGTTGGCCTGGATCTCGCTCTGGGCGCGGCGCAGGCTGTCGGGCAGGATGTCCTCGAGGATGGTGCGATAGCCGCCGAGGGCGGCGGCGTGGGCGATGCCCCGGCCCATCAGGCCGGCGCCGATCACCGAGATGGTGCGGACCCCGGCCATTACTCGGTCCGTTCCAACTGTTCGATCACGCCCAGGTAGTTGGGCTCGACCTTGCGCATGTAGTCCGCCAGTTGCTTTTTCTCTTCCGCGGTCATGAAGCTGAAGTTGGCGGTGATGCGCCGCAGCGTGGCCGCGATGTCGTCCACGTAATTCATCATGCGAATGATTTCGCCGGTTACGATCATGGCAAGCTCCTTACGACCGGCCGCTCCGCGGCTTCTGCGAAGCATGCTCGGGCGCGTTCCAAAGTTCCGGTGGAACTGGTTATTGTCACTGCTGCTTGTGATTAAGTAAAGGCGCCGTCGCCGCCCGCGCTAGAATGACTGCGCCATGCTGCGCGACCGCAGCCTCATCCCGCTTTCCCGCCAGCATCAGCACGCGCTGGCCATGTGCGTGCTCATCCGCCGCGCCCTCAGTTCCGGCAAAGCCAGCCTGGAAAAGTGGCGCGGCGAAATGCGCGAGGCGTTCGCGGAAGAAATCGGCGTCCACTTCGCGGCCGAGGAAGAAGTGCTGTTCCCGGAGGCGCGCAATTTCCCCGCCCTGGCGCCCCTGGTCGACGACCTGCTTCGCGACCATGCGGCGCTGCGCGATTGCTTCCGGCGCGCGGAAACCGGCACGCTCGACACCGAGGGTTTGGCGGATTTCGTCCGCCTGCTGGACCAGCACATCCGCAAAGAGGAGCGCCAGCTCTTCGAACAGTTGCAGAAGCTGGTCCCGGCCAACCGTTTGGAAGAACTGGGACGCAGCATGCAGAAGCGGTTGGGGAGCGCTTCCGGTCCAGCGTGCAAGATCAACGACTAGCTTCTAGCTACTGCCTATTGGCTTCGCCTTGCGGTATCCGCTATCAGCTTTCCGCTTTGCGCTTTCCGTGAGAGCGCCCTAACTGGGTACTGGCAACTCGGTACTCGGTAGTCAGGCGCAATACTCTTCTGACGGCTGAGACGCTGCCGGGACCGAAGTCCCTGGGTCACGGTCCGTCACTTCCGCGAGCATCGCGAGGCGCTCGGCGATGTGTGGCGCGAGCGCATCCGGTGGGAAGCGCCAGGTCCAGTTGCCGTCAGGGCGGCTGGGGACGTTCATGCGGCCTTCGCTGCCCAAGCCCAGCGCATCCTGCAGCGGGAAGATGGCGAGCACGGCGGGCGAAGCCAGGGCGCCGCGGATGAAAGCCCAGTTCATGCCTTCGGGGTCGTGGCCGAAATAGGCCTGGGCGTGGCGGCGCTCGGCGTCGCTCGCGCCCGACTCCCACCAGCCGCGCACGGTGTCGTTGTCGTGCGTGCCGGTGTAGACCGCGCAGTTGGTTTCGTAGCGATGGGGCAGATAGATGTGGGCGCCGGGGTCGCCGAAGGCGAACTGCAGCACTTTCATCCCCGGGATGTTCCAGCGGCAGCGCAGCGCATGCACCTCAGGGGTGATGTAACCCAGGTCCTCGGCGATGAGCGGCAACTCGCCCAGCGCGCCGCTCAGGGCGCGGAACAGGTCGTCGCCGGGGCCCGGCTGCCAGCGTCCGTTCACGGCGGTCGGTTCGCCGGCGGGGATCTCCCAGTACTGCTCGAAGCCGCGAAAGTGGTCGAGCCGCAGAATGTCGCAGGTGCGCAGGGCGGCGCGCACGCGCTCGATCCACCAGTCGTAGCCGCGCGCGGCCAGCGCGTCCCAACGATAGAGCGGGTCGCCCCAGCGCTGCCCGGTCTTGCTGAACAGGTCGGGGGGGACGCCCGCGACCACGTAGGGCTCCAGATCGTCCTCGCGCAGGGTGAAGATTTCGCGATGGGCCCAGACGTCGGCCGAGTCGCAACTCACGAAGATGGCGACGTCGCCCACCAGGCGGATGCCGCGCCGCCGGGCCTCGCTGTGCAGCGCGTTCCACTGCTCGAAAAAGAAGAACTGGATGGCGCGCACGATCCCCATGTCTTCGGCAAGATATTCACGGGCGCGGGCAAGAGCCGCCGGCTCGCGGTGAGCGATGGCGGACGGCCAGCGGTTCCATGCCTGCTCGCCGTGCCGGGAACGCAAGGCGTCGTAGAGGGCGAAATCCTCGAGCCACCCCGCGCTTTCGCGGCGGAACCGTTCGTAGCGTTCGCGCTGCGCTCCCCTGGCAGTGGCAAGAAAGTTGCGCGCGGCTTCGCGCAGTAGCGGCAGCTTGCGACGGCGCACGGAGGAATAGTCGACGGAAGCCGAAGGCTCGGGCAGATCGCGCAGGAGCGCGGGAGCGAGCCAGCCACGCTCCGCCAGTCTCTCCAGGCTGATGAGCAGCGGATTGCCGGCGAAGGCCGAGGTAGCCGAGTAAGGCGAGTTGCCCAGGCCGGTGGGCGCCAGTGGCAGCACCTGCCACAGGCGCTGGCGTGCGGCGGAGAGGAAGTCCAGGAACTGGTACGCCGCCGGGCCCAAGTCTCCGATGCCGCCCCGCGAGGGCAGCGACGTCGGATGCAACAGGATCCCGCTGGCGCGAGTGAAGGGCATGCGGAGCGGCTAGGATTTCGCCTGGATGCCCCGGCTGTCAACCGGGCGCGAGGCGGCGCGGGCGGAGCTCCGACGCGGCGAAGGCGTTGACGCCTCGTTTAGGTGTTGCCGAAGGCGCCGGTCAAGCGCTCGAGCTCCTCGTTGTTGCGCTTGATCTTGCCTTCCTTCTCCAGGCGCTCCACCAGGGTAGAAACGTACACTTCCATGAGGGCGTCGCGCTTGCGGGCCAGCAGGCGGTCGCGGATCTGGTCTTTGTCGCGCTCCAGAACCGCAGGATCGGGATCCTGGCGCTCGAGCACCGCGATGACCACCCCGTTTCGGCCGGCCTGAATGGGACCGCTGATTTCTCCCGCCTTGAGCACGAAGGCGACCGAAGCGGAACCGGACATCAGGCCGATCTCCGGTACCTGGCTCTGGGCGTTGACCAGCTCGGAGGTGCGCACTTCGGCGCCCAACTCGCGCGCCGCCTTCTTCAGGTCGTGTGCGGCGCGGGCGCGGTCGGAGAGTTCGCTGGTGCGCTGCAGCAGCAACTGCTGCGAGCGCTCGTTGCGGAAGTCCTCTTCCACGCGCGCGCGCAGTTCCTCGAAGGTGCCGGCGCGCCCGGGCTGGACGCCCAGCAGTTCGAACACCACGTAGCCCTGCGGCATCCGGGCGATCGAGGGTGGAGCCTTCTCACGGGCGTTGAAGACGGCTTCGTTGAAGGCGGGCGCAAAGCCGATGCCGGGCAGCGTGTCCGTGCGGCTGAAGAACTGCGTGGTCACGGTGGCGAAGCCCAGCTTGCCGGCGGCGGTATTGAGGTTCGAGCCGCGGGCCTCGGACTCCAGGCGGCTGGCCAGCTCGTCGACGGCACGTGACGCCTTCTCTTCCCGGACCTGCGGCTCGATCCGGTCGCGCACTTCCTCGAGCGTCTGCACGTGCGCCTGCTGGTGGCTCTCCACTTTCAGGATGTGGAAGCCGAACTGGGTCTGTACCAGGTCGCTGATCTGGCCCGGAGGCAGGGAAAATGCCGCCTTTTCAAACTCCGGCACCATGCGGCCGCGAGTGACGCCGCCATAGAGGCCGCCCTCCTCCTTGCTGCCGGGGTCGTCGGAATACTTCTTCGCCAGGGCGGCGAAGTCAGCGCCGGCGCGAAGCTGCTTGAGAATGTCTTCGGCCTTCTTGCGGGCTGCTTCCACGGCTGCGGGGTCCACCTTGCCATCGGCGCCAGCCGGCGGAGTCTTCACCAGGATGTGTCGGACGTCCACCTGTTCGGAGACGCGGAACTGGTCGCGGCGGTCGTTGTAGAAGCGCTGCAAATCCTGCGGTGTGATTTCCACTTTCTGGCGCGCCAGCGCCGCGTCGATCTGTACGTAACGCACCTGGCGCTTTTCCGGGATGGCGTTGGCATAACGCACCTGGTTGGCCTGGAAGAAGGCACGCAGTTCGGCCTCGGCCGGATGAATGTTCCTGGCGACGTCCTCCGGCCTGAGCACTGCGTAGTCGAAGCGGATCTTGCGGTTCTGGCGCTGGAACTCCAGCTCGATGTCCTTGGCGGAAACCGAGGTTCCGCCCACGATGACCGCGCGCAGTTTCTCCGCCAGAAGCTGGTTCCGGAGGGCCTGCTCCAGTTGCATCACCGTCATCTGGAAGTTCTGCTGGACAAAGGCTTCGTAGTTGGGCTGGCCGATGAACTTGCCGCCGGGAAAGAGCTGCGCGCCCAGGAAGCCGGTGCGCAGCGACTGGCGCACCTCGTTCTCAGAGACTTTGAGACCCAGGCGCCGGGCCTCGAAGAGCATGGCTTTGTCCACCACCAGCGAATCGGCGGCGCGCTGGATGAAGAAGGGCAAGAGCTGCGCCGGAATATTGCGCTGGAACTGCTGGCGGCCGATGCGCCGCGCCGCTTCCTGCACCTCGAGCGCGGTGATCTGCTCGTCGCCCACGCTGGCAATCACGCCTTGGACCGGACCGCTGGTGGCGTCCATGAAGCCGGGAATCAGATAGACCAGCATGGCCGCAGAAAGAACCAGCAGCATGCCGCCGAGCAGGATCTTGGCGCCGCGGTTCGACGATTGAAGGAATCGGATCATGGAAGGACTGCTCCGGAGAGAATCAAACCCTGATTATAAATGACGACGCGGGAAAGCAGTGGTCAGTGCTTCCCCGGTGCACCGCGTTCGTTCAGATACGCCTTCACCACCGAGTTCCACTTGCTCTGGGCGCGGAGGATGTACTCGACGGCGTCGCGCGCGGCGCCGGCTCCCCCGGCGTGCCCGGTGACGAAGTGGGCTTCCTTCTTCACCTCCTTGCGGGCGTTGGCGGTAGCGATGGCCAGGCCACAGCGGCGCATCACCGGCAGGTCGATGATGTCGTCGCCCAGGTAGGCGACTTCGCGGGCGCCAAGCTTCTCCTGCGCCAGGATCTGCTCCAGCACCGCGACCTTG encodes the following:
- a CDS encoding DUF2199 domain-containing protein produces the protein PIIGTDQYFVWGVWGSLSKVNFHKLLEMHDDPKRVELPPMFSWLSNHIPEYPDTLNLKMYAHIQGPGWRPHFELEHTDHPLAQEYHHGVTPERVKGIIRGRVRNSE
- a CDS encoding 3-hydroxyacyl-CoA dehydrogenase NAD-binding domain-containing protein, producing MAGVRTISVIGAGLMGRGIAHAAALGGYRTILEDILPDSLRRAQSEIQANLAKAVEIGKVSREDADAAFARIEFAGSIDEAARAADMVIEAVPEEIESKIEIFTLLDKICPPHTILASNTSSLSITEIASVTYRAPRCLGMHFFNPVHKMKLLEIVRALETDEPTLAAAVEVGKRMGKEVVVVKESPGFITSRINAMIGNEAFYMLQEGVASAADIDKALKLGLNHPMGPFELGDLVGLDTRLHILEYLHKSLGEKFRPCPLLVQYVKAGRLGRKSGRGVYEYPK
- a CDS encoding hemerythrin domain-containing protein; amino-acid sequence: MLRDRSLIPLSRQHQHALAMCVLIRRALSSGKASLEKWRGEMREAFAEEIGVHFAAEEEVLFPEARNFPALAPLVDDLLRDHAALRDCFRRAETGTLDTEGLADFVRLLDQHIRKEERQLFEQLQKLVPANRLEELGRSMQKRLGSASGPACKIND
- the malQ gene encoding 4-alpha-glucanotransferase, which codes for MPFTRASGILLHPTSLPSRGGIGDLGPAAYQFLDFLSAARQRLWQVLPLAPTGLGNSPYSATSAFAGNPLLISLERLAERGWLAPALLRDLPEPSASVDYSSVRRRKLPLLREAARNFLATARGAQRERYERFRRESAGWLEDFALYDALRSRHGEQAWNRWPSAIAHREPAALARAREYLAEDMGIVRAIQFFFFEQWNALHSEARRRGIRLVGDVAIFVSCDSADVWAHREIFTLREDDLEPYVVAGVPPDLFSKTGQRWGDPLYRWDALAARGYDWWIERVRAALRTCDILRLDHFRGFEQYWEIPAGEPTAVNGRWQPGPGDDLFRALSGALGELPLIAEDLGYITPEVHALRCRWNIPGMKVLQFAFGDPGAHIYLPHRYETNCAVYTGTHDNDTVRGWWESGASDAERRHAQAYFGHDPEGMNWAFIRGALASPAVLAIFPLQDALGLGSEGRMNVPSRPDGNWTWRFPPDALAPHIAERLAMLAEVTDRDPGTSVPAASQPSEEYCA
- a CDS encoding peptidylprolyl isomerase produces the protein MIRFLQSSNRGAKILLGGMLLVLSAAMLVYLIPGFMDATSGPVQGVIASVGDEQITALEVQEAARRIGRQQFQRNIPAQLLPFFIQRAADSLVVDKAMLFEARRLGLKVSENEVRQSLRTGFLGAQLFPGGKFIGQPNYEAFVQQNFQMTVMQLEQALRNQLLAEKLRAVIVGGTSVSAKDIELEFQRQNRKIRFDYAVLRPEDVARNIHPAEAELRAFFQANQVRYANAIPEKRQVRYVQIDAALARQKVEITPQDLQRFYNDRRDQFRVSEQVDVRHILVKTPPAGADGKVDPAAVEAARKKAEDILKQLRAGADFAALAKKYSDDPGSKEEGGLYGGVTRGRMVPEFEKAAFSLPPGQISDLVQTQFGFHILKVESHQQAHVQTLEEVRDRIEPQVREEKASRAVDELASRLESEARGSNLNTAAGKLGFATVTTQFFSRTDTLPGIGFAPAFNEAVFNAREKAPPSIARMPQGYVVFELLGVQPGRAGTFEELRARVEEDFRNERSQQLLLQRTSELSDRARAAHDLKKAARELGAEVRTSELVNAQSQVPEIGLMSGSASVAFVLKAGEISGPIQAGRNGVVIAVLERQDPDPAVLERDKDQIRDRLLARKRDALMEVYVSTLVERLEKEGKIKRNNEELERLTGAFGNT